One Arcobacter arenosus DNA window includes the following coding sequences:
- a CDS encoding PhnD/SsuA/transferrin family substrate-binding protein, with product MKIIRVFLIIIFLNIFLSASEKIDYLYYANIGISNEAGILSKFKDRNVALNSWVTELAEFEKMKININIYYEKEKILKDYKNKKLDTIILDALTYYRNKDLLDPLTYKKWGVSLSKKKRSRYYLIADGEKKLKGFKDLKNKKLVLKSEDKNANVWLEKNSLTINKKSSKKLLEELKKEKNDRRVVFSVFFGKSDYGIITKRAWDVIVSFNPAIKKKVKIIDMSDEIFFDNLAMYSKTSDATSREFFLTKGANPQELKSKKALRLINLLKIDSIFIIEDESLKDLNKFFKEYFELEKRYN from the coding sequence ATGAAAATAATTAGAGTTTTTTTAATAATAATTTTTTTAAATATATTTTTGTCTGCCTCTGAAAAAATCGATTACTTATATTATGCTAATATTGGCATCTCAAATGAAGCAGGGATTTTATCAAAATTTAAAGATAGAAATGTTGCATTAAACTCGTGGGTAACAGAACTTGCAGAATTCGAAAAAATGAAAATAAATATTAATATTTATTATGAAAAAGAAAAAATTCTAAAAGATTATAAAAATAAAAAACTGGACACAATTATTTTAGATGCCCTTACTTATTATAGAAATAAAGATTTATTAGATCCTTTAACATACAAAAAATGGGGAGTTTCTTTAAGTAAAAAGAAAAGGTCAAGATATTATCTTATAGCAGATGGTGAAAAAAAACTAAAAGGTTTTAAAGACTTAAAAAATAAAAAACTAGTTTTAAAAAGTGAAGATAAAAATGCAAATGTTTGGCTTGAAAAAAACTCTTTAACTATAAATAAAAAATCATCAAAAAAACTTTTAGAAGAATTAAAGAAAGAGAAAAATGATAGAAGAGTTGTTTTTAGTGTGTTTTTTGGAAAATCAGATTATGGAATTATTACAAAAAGAGCTTGGGATGTTATAGTTAGTTTTAATCCTGCAATTAAGAAAAAAGTAAAAATAATCGATATGTCAGATGAGATTTTTTTTGATAATTTAGCTATGTATTCAAAAACTTCTGATGCTACATCAAGGGAATTTTTCTTAACAAAAGGTGCTAATCCTCAAGAATTAAAATCAAAAAAAGCATTAAGATTAATTAATCTTTTAAAAATCGATTCGATTTTTATAATTGAAGATGAGAGTTTGAAAGATTTAAATAAATTTTTCAAAGAGTATTTTGAATTAGAAAAGAGATATAACTGA
- the tgt gene encoding tRNA guanosine(34) transglycosylase Tgt, which produces MQFNIDATSNKARACTIKTAHSTIETPVFMPVGTQATVKALDANDMLSLGAKIILGNTYHLYLRPGSKLIKKFGGLHGFSKFPNSFLTDSGGFQAFSLSDNSKPDENGIMFKSHIDGSKHYFTPQSVLDTQYDLGSDIMMILDDLVALPNTKERIQKSIERTTKWAKEAIEYHKSQQEKGIGVNQNIFAIIQGGTDKEFRKMSAEQLCALEDFDGFAIGGLSVGEPNQDMYDTVEWTTQFMPENKPRYLMGVGTPEDLIENIERGVDMFDCVMPTRNARNGTLFTSFGRVNIKKASFKEDEKPIDEECSCYTCQNFTRAYMNHLFRAGEITYFRLASLHNIHYYLNLMKQARAAILANKWDEFKKEFYLKRGVN; this is translated from the coding sequence ATGCAATTTAATATTGATGCAACTTCAAATAAAGCAAGAGCTTGTACAATAAAAACAGCTCATAGTACAATAGAAACGCCAGTTTTCATGCCAGTAGGAACACAAGCAACAGTAAAAGCTCTTGATGCCAATGATATGTTGAGCTTAGGAGCAAAAATTATACTTGGAAATACTTATCATCTTTATCTAAGACCAGGAAGTAAACTAATAAAAAAATTTGGGGGACTTCATGGATTTTCGAAATTTCCTAACTCATTTTTAACAGATAGTGGTGGATTTCAAGCATTTTCTCTAAGTGATAATAGTAAGCCCGATGAAAATGGAATCATGTTTAAATCACATATTGATGGAAGTAAACACTATTTCACTCCTCAAAGTGTACTTGATACACAGTATGATTTAGGAAGTGATATTATGATGATTTTAGATGATTTAGTTGCCCTTCCAAACACAAAAGAAAGAATTCAAAAATCTATTGAAAGAACAACAAAATGGGCGAAAGAAGCAATTGAATACCATAAAAGTCAACAAGAAAAAGGTATTGGGGTAAATCAAAATATTTTTGCAATAATCCAAGGTGGTACAGATAAAGAGTTTAGAAAAATGAGTGCCGAACAACTTTGTGCTTTAGAGGATTTCGATGGTTTTGCAATTGGTGGACTAAGTGTTGGTGAACCAAACCAAGATATGTATGATACAGTTGAATGGACAACGCAATTTATGCCAGAAAATAAGCCAAGATATCTTATGGGAGTTGGAACACCTGAAGATTTAATAGAAAATATTGAGCGTGGTGTTGATATGTTTGACTGTGTAATGCCTACAAGAAATGCAAGAAATGGAACACTATTTACTAGTTTTGGAAGGGTAAATATCAAAAAAGCAAGCTTTAAAGAGGATGAAAAGCCAATTGATGAAGAGTGTAGTTGCTATACTTGTCAAAACTTTACAAGAGCATATATGAACCATTTATTTAGAGCAGGAGAGATTACATATTTTAGACTTGCATCATTACACAATATCCATTACTATTTAAACTTAATGAAACAAGCAAGAGCTGCAATTTTAGCAAATAAGTGGGATGAATTTAAAAAAGAATTTTATTTAAAAAGAGGCGTAAATTAA
- the gatC gene encoding Asp-tRNA(Asn)/Glu-tRNA(Gln) amidotransferase subunit GatC, whose protein sequence is MTVDDKLIDKLAKLSSLEIDDSKKEGLKSELADIINFVENLNEIDVSDIEATFSTIEGGTPLREDESKQDLEMSEHILKHAPKSEEGYFIVPKIIE, encoded by the coding sequence ATGACAGTTGATGATAAGTTAATTGATAAATTAGCAAAACTTTCAAGTTTGGAGATTGATGATTCTAAAAAAGAGGGTTTAAAATCAGAACTTGCTGATATTATTAATTTTGTTGAAAACTTAAACGAGATTGATGTATCAGATATTGAAGCTACATTTAGTACGATTGAGGGTGGTACCCCATTAAGGGAAGATGAATCTAAACAAGATTTAGAGATGTCTGAGCATATTTTAAAACATGCCCCAAAAAGTGAAGAAGGGTATTTTATAGTACCTAAAATTATAGAATAG
- a CDS encoding arsenate reductase family protein produces MNITVYGIKTCGSVRNALKFFKDNNIEVDFFDFKKETPSEEKVKTWTQKADINILFNSKGTKYKNLGLKELNLDENGKFEWLVKEPMLFKRPVIEYDDKVLVAWNEELYKETFL; encoded by the coding sequence ATGAATATTACTGTTTATGGAATTAAAACATGTGGTAGTGTTAGAAATGCACTAAAGTTTTTTAAAGACAATAATATAGAAGTAGATTTTTTTGATTTTAAAAAAGAAACACCAAGTGAAGAAAAAGTAAAAACTTGGACACAAAAAGCAGATATAAATATTCTATTTAATTCAAAAGGTACAAAATATAAAAACCTAGGATTAAAAGAACTTAATCTTGATGAAAATGGTAAATTTGAATGGTTGGTAAAAGAACCTATGCTATTTAAAAGACCAGTAATTGAATATGATGATAAGGTTTTAGTTGCTTGGAATGAAGAACTTTATAAAGAGACTTTTTTATAG
- a CDS encoding class II 3-deoxy-7-phosphoheptulonate synthase translates to MNTWNPSSWRDFPIKQQPTYTDLEKLAKVEKELATYPPLIFAGEAETLKSKLADVVRGDAFLLQGGDCAESFNAFDANNIKDLFKVMMQMAVVLTFSGGKPVVKVGRIAGQFAKPRSADFEEINGIALPSYRGDIINNVDFTQKDRTPKAKRLLKAYNQSAATLNLLRAFARGGMADLHKVHAWNLDFVKDNALGEKYDQLAAKISETLKFMESCGITSENTAQLRETVLYTSHEALLLNYEEALTRKDSLSGKWYDCSAHMLWIGDRTRQLDGAHLEYFRGINNPIGCKVGPSMQEDELIELIDALNPENEAGRLNLIVRMGHDKIADKFPNLLKRVKEEGKNVVWSSDPMHGNVEKAPNGYKTRDFDNILSEVKQFFQIHKAEGTVAGGIHLEMTGQNVTECTGSKSSAITADGLPSRYHTQCDPRLNADQSLELAFMIAETLKEARK, encoded by the coding sequence ATGAATACTTGGAATCCTAGCTCTTGGAGAGATTTTCCAATTAAACAACAACCAACATATACAGATTTAGAGAAACTTGCTAAAGTTGAAAAAGAACTAGCAACATATCCTCCACTTATTTTTGCTGGAGAGGCTGAAACTTTAAAATCAAAACTTGCAGATGTAGTTAGAGGTGATGCTTTTTTACTTCAAGGTGGAGATTGTGCTGAATCTTTTAATGCTTTTGATGCAAATAATATAAAAGATTTATTTAAAGTAATGATGCAAATGGCAGTTGTTTTAACTTTTTCTGGTGGAAAACCAGTTGTAAAAGTGGGAAGAATTGCAGGACAATTTGCAAAACCAAGATCTGCAGATTTTGAAGAGATAAATGGTATTGCCTTACCTTCATATAGAGGTGATATTATCAATAATGTAGATTTTACTCAAAAAGATAGAACACCAAAAGCAAAAAGGCTTTTAAAAGCTTACAATCAAAGTGCTGCAACATTAAACTTACTTAGAGCCTTTGCAAGAGGTGGAATGGCTGATTTACATAAAGTTCATGCATGGAATTTAGATTTTGTAAAAGATAATGCCCTTGGTGAAAAATATGACCAATTAGCAGCTAAAATCTCTGAAACTTTAAAATTTATGGAATCGTGTGGAATCACTAGTGAAAATACAGCTCAATTAAGAGAAACAGTGCTTTATACTTCTCATGAGGCTTTATTATTAAATTATGAAGAAGCTCTTACAAGAAAAGATTCATTAAGTGGTAAATGGTATGATTGTTCTGCTCACATGTTATGGATTGGAGATAGAACAAGACAATTAGATGGTGCACATTTAGAATATTTTAGAGGTATAAATAATCCAATTGGTTGTAAAGTTGGACCATCTATGCAAGAGGATGAATTAATTGAATTAATTGATGCATTAAATCCAGAAAATGAAGCAGGAAGATTAAATCTTATTGTTAGAATGGGACATGATAAAATTGCTGATAAATTTCCAAATCTTTTAAAAAGAGTAAAAGAAGAGGGTAAAAATGTAGTTTGGTCATCAGACCCTATGCATGGAAATGTTGAAAAAGCTCCAAATGGATATAAAACAAGAGATTTTGATAATATTTTAAGTGAAGTAAAGCAGTTTTTCCAAATTCATAAAGCAGAAGGTACAGTTGCGGGTGGTATTCACCTTGAAATGACTGGGCAAAATGTAACAGAGTGTACTGGAAGTAAAAGTTCAGCGATTACAGCAGATGGGCTTCCTAGTAGATACCATACCCAATGTGATCCAAGGTTAAATGCAGATCAATCATTAGAGTTAGCATTTATGATAGCAGAGACTTTAAAAGAAGCTAGAAAATAA
- a CDS encoding transaldolase gives MSLKEDINFSLWCDFIERDFLENRFQALIKDEVIHGATSNPAIFESSITNSVAYGQQFEMLKANEPKVIYEELAITDIKRAAELLNDLYLDNTNDGFISIEVDPALCDDAKATIEEGMRLNSQIGAENVMIKVPATKAGYEAMRELTSAGIHVNATLIFSPEQARECAKALNEGIKASNKDIKAVISVFVSRFDRMCDSEFRAKGLKTGKLGIVNAAKCYHEVERFANENIRTLFASTGVKGDDLPGSYYVDSLIYPNSVNTAPLATIDEWIENGSKEPSEIITESECDEFFKTIKSSKIDIEAVYEQLLNDGLESFKDSFKDLLQKLQKN, from the coding sequence ATGAGTTTAAAAGAGGATATAAATTTTTCATTATGGTGTGATTTTATAGAAAGAGATTTCTTAGAAAATAGATTTCAGGCTCTTATTAAAGATGAAGTTATTCATGGTGCAACATCAAATCCTGCAATATTTGAATCTTCAATTACAAACTCTGTTGCTTATGGACAACAGTTTGAAATGTTAAAGGCTAATGAGCCAAAAGTTATTTATGAAGAGCTTGCAATAACAGATATTAAAAGAGCGGCAGAACTATTAAATGACCTTTATTTAGATAATACTAATGATGGATTTATCTCAATTGAAGTGGATCCTGCTTTATGTGATGACGCAAAGGCAACTATTGAAGAGGGTATGAGATTAAATTCTCAAATTGGTGCTGAAAATGTGATGATTAAAGTTCCAGCAACTAAAGCTGGGTATGAAGCTATGAGAGAATTAACAAGTGCAGGAATTCATGTGAATGCTACTTTGATATTCTCACCAGAACAAGCAAGAGAGTGTGCAAAAGCTTTAAACGAAGGGATAAAAGCATCAAATAAAGATATTAAAGCAGTTATCTCTGTATTTGTTTCTAGATTTGATAGAATGTGTGATTCTGAATTTAGGGCAAAGGGTCTAAAAACAGGAAAACTTGGAATTGTAAATGCAGCTAAATGTTATCATGAAGTTGAAAGATTTGCTAATGAAAATATTAGAACTTTATTTGCAAGTACAGGTGTAAAAGGTGATGACTTACCAGGAAGTTATTATGTAGATAGTTTAATCTATCCAAATTCTGTTAATACTGCTCCTTTAGCGACAATTGATGAGTGGATTGAAAATGGTTCAAAAGAGCCTAGTGAAATCATTACAGAAAGTGAATGTGATGAGTTTTTTAAAACAATAAAATCAAGTAAAATTGATATCGAAGCTGTTTACGAGCAACTATTAAATGATGGGCTTGAGTCATTTAAAGATTCTTTTAAAGACCTATTACAAAAACTTCAAAAAAATTAA
- the serB gene encoding phosphoserine phosphatase SerB: MKLAVFDFDSTLMDGETIDFLAKPLGLEEKVASITEKAMAGELDFFESLVERVSLLKGLEYSKAVEICKDLPLMPGAYELISELKKQDYKVVCFSGGFRIGTSPAKEKLGLDADFSNILHEKDGILTGLVGGDMMFGFSKGDMIQRVQSMLGVSKENTLVAGDGANDVSMFPYASKRVAFCAKDILKKEANIIVDEKDLTKILDYI, from the coding sequence ATGAAATTAGCTGTTTTTGATTTTGATTCAACACTTATGGATGGTGAAACTATCGATTTTTTAGCAAAGCCTTTAGGTCTTGAAGAAAAAGTTGCGAGTATTACTGAAAAAGCAATGGCTGGAGAACTTGATTTTTTTGAGTCTTTAGTTGAAAGGGTATCTTTATTAAAAGGTTTAGAGTATTCTAAAGCTGTAGAGATTTGTAAAGATTTACCTTTAATGCCAGGTGCTTATGAATTAATTAGTGAACTTAAAAAACAAGATTATAAAGTAGTTTGTTTTTCAGGTGGTTTTAGAATTGGAACCTCACCAGCTAAAGAAAAATTAGGTTTAGATGCAGATTTTTCAAATATTTTACACGAAAAAGATGGGATTTTAACTGGTCTTGTTGGTGGAGATATGATGTTTGGTTTTTCTAAGGGTGATATGATTCAAAGGGTTCAATCAATGCTTGGTGTATCAAAAGAGAATACGCTAGTTGCTGGGGATGGGGCAAATGATGTTTCGATGTTCCCATATGCATCAAAAAGAGTTGCATTTTGTGCAAAAGATATTTTAAAAAAAGAGGCTAATATAATTGTTGATGAAAAAGATTTAACAAAAATATTAGACTATATATAG
- the ruvX gene encoding Holliday junction resolvase RuvX, which produces MKLASIDIGLKRIGVAISLTGTIVTPQNAILRKNRNQAANDVNSFLKEWEIEKLIVGFPSASPDMQKRVAHFVKLLELEIPYEFQEENMSSIEAEEMMKGEIKYKRDGRVDSLAAKIILERFLSKKS; this is translated from the coding sequence TTGAAGCTAGCTTCCATTGATATTGGACTTAAAAGAATAGGTGTTGCCATATCTCTTACAGGTACAATTGTTACACCCCAAAATGCCATTTTAAGAAAAAATAGAAACCAAGCAGCCAATGATGTAAATAGTTTTTTAAAAGAGTGGGAAATAGAAAAACTTATTGTTGGATTTCCTAGTGCAAGTCCTGATATGCAAAAAAGAGTTGCTCACTTTGTAAAACTGCTTGAACTTGAAATTCCCTATGAGTTTCAAGAAGAAAATATGAGTTCTATTGAAGCAGAAGAGATGATGAAAGGTGAGATAAAATACAAAAGAGATGGAAGAGTAGACTCCCTAGCTGCAAAAATAATACTTGAAAGGTTTTTATCTAAAAAAAGTTAA
- the acpS gene encoding holo-ACP synthase encodes MIGIDVTSINRIKNMYEKFGLKAYQRFLDEDEIQLIKRPETAAGFWAAKEAASKAIGTGIGKECSFHDIKIKKDKNGAPKIKYKKEIRKKFNIKKSYLSISHDSDFAIAVVNIEKKSKKS; translated from the coding sequence ATGATTGGAATAGATGTAACTTCAATAAATAGAATAAAAAATATGTATGAAAAGTTTGGTTTAAAAGCTTATCAACGGTTTTTAGATGAGGATGAGATACAATTAATCAAACGACCTGAGACTGCTGCAGGTTTTTGGGCTGCAAAGGAAGCAGCAAGTAAAGCTATTGGTACAGGGATTGGGAAAGAATGCTCTTTTCATGATATAAAAATAAAAAAAGATAAAAATGGTGCTCCTAAAATCAAATATAAAAAAGAGATTCGAAAAAAATTTAATATAAAAAAATCATACCTATCAATAAGTCATGATTCAGATTTTGCAATAGCTGTAGTTAATATAGAAAAAAAGAGTAAAAAAAGTTAA
- a CDS encoding ABC transporter permease, translating into MNLFIRKVLYLIIMLFIISLISFLAIHLAPNSFFASGELNPNITEESIEQLKAIYGLDKPLYIQFFSWIAAIIQLDFGISFASGEMVKNEILDRIPITLTINIISMFLIFIISLYLGIKAALNKDSKLDRGIGQLSLLSFSMPSFYLALLLVLVFAINFEVLPIAGLHSVPNDGSLTYYLDFAWHLILPIFIIVFGGIGSLVLYIRSLTIEILKSDYIFFAKSRGLNNKKILRYYILPNLYPPVITLLGLSLPGIIGGSVILESIFSIDGMGLLFYQSALSHDYPVIMGILIIGAFLTLLGNMLADLVLLKLNPNYDGK; encoded by the coding sequence ATGAATTTATTTATTAGAAAAGTATTATACCTTATCATCATGTTATTTATTATTAGCCTTATTTCTTTTTTGGCTATTCATCTTGCACCTAATTCGTTTTTTGCAAGTGGGGAATTAAATCCTAATATTACAGAAGAATCAATTGAGCAATTAAAAGCTATTTATGGTCTAGATAAACCTTTATATATTCAGTTTTTCTCTTGGATAGCAGCTATAATTCAACTTGATTTTGGTATCTCCTTTGCAAGTGGAGAGATGGTTAAAAATGAGATTCTTGATAGAATTCCAATTACTTTAACTATAAATATAATTTCAATGTTTTTAATATTTATCATCTCTTTATATCTTGGAATAAAAGCAGCACTTAATAAAGATAGTAAATTAGATAGAGGAATTGGACAATTATCACTTTTAAGTTTTTCGATGCCATCATTTTATCTAGCACTACTTTTGGTTTTAGTCTTTGCCATAAACTTTGAAGTTTTGCCAATTGCAGGACTTCATTCAGTACCAAATGATGGAAGCTTGACTTATTATTTGGATTTTGCATGGCATTTGATTTTACCAATTTTTATAATAGTATTTGGTGGCATTGGAAGTTTAGTTTTATATATTAGGTCACTTACTATCGAAATATTAAAATCAGATTATATATTTTTTGCAAAGTCTAGGGGATTAAATAATAAAAAAATTTTAAGATATTATATTTTACCAAATTTATACCCTCCTGTTATAACCCTACTTGGACTTTCACTTCCAGGAATTATTGGTGGATCAGTAATTTTGGAATCAATTTTTTCAATTGATGGGATGGGATTATTATTTTATCAAAGTGCCTTAAGTCATGATTATCCAGTTATTATGGGGATTTTGATAATTGGTGCATTTTTAACACTGCTAGGAAATATGCTAGCAGATTTAGTTTTATTAAAATTAAACCCAAATTATGATGGGAAATAA
- the panC gene encoding pantoate--beta-alanine ligase, with protein sequence MIIIKTVEQLQEIRKNINGTVGFVPTMGALHNGHISLIKKAREENEIVVVSIFVNPTQFLPGEDLDAYPRRTEADKKICEMCKVDYLFMPEISTMYREEEVLIKAPNKSFILEGKSRPGHFDGVLQVVLKLFGIVQPTNAYFGKKDAQQLSLIQQMVKNLFLPINIIACDIVRESDGLALSSRNVYLDETQRKDALLISKSLYSAASLIAKNVFDVNVIKDRIYEVMEKLDVEYVAIVDREFNEIKTIQRGNSIILVVARFGNTRLLDNIWL encoded by the coding sequence TTGATTATAATTAAGACAGTTGAGCAACTGCAAGAGATTAGAAAAAATATAAATGGTACTGTTGGTTTTGTACCAACAATGGGTGCATTGCATAATGGCCATATCTCTTTAATAAAAAAAGCAAGAGAAGAAAATGAGATTGTAGTAGTTTCAATTTTTGTAAACCCTACACAGTTTTTACCAGGGGAGGATTTAGATGCCTATCCTAGACGCACTGAGGCGGATAAAAAAATTTGTGAAATGTGCAAAGTAGATTATCTTTTTATGCCTGAAATCTCTACTATGTATAGAGAAGAAGAGGTTTTAATTAAAGCACCAAATAAAAGCTTTATATTAGAGGGTAAAAGTAGACCGGGGCACTTTGATGGTGTTTTACAAGTGGTTTTAAAACTATTTGGAATAGTACAACCAACAAATGCATACTTTGGGAAAAAAGATGCGCAACAATTAAGTTTAATACAACAAATGGTAAAAAATCTATTTTTGCCAATTAATATAATTGCATGTGATATTGTTAGAGAATCTGATGGCTTAGCACTTAGCTCTAGAAATGTTTATTTGGATGAAACCCAAAGAAAAGATGCCCTTTTAATTTCAAAATCACTTTATAGTGCCGCTTCATTAATTGCAAAAAATGTCTTTGATGTAAATGTTATCAAAGATAGAATCTATGAAGTTATGGAAAAACTTGATGTTGAGTATGTGGCAATAGTAGATAGAGAATTTAATGAGATAAAAACTATTCAAAGGGGAAATAGTATAATTTTAGTTGTTGCAAGATTTGGCAATACTAGATTATTAGATAATATCTGGCTTTAA
- a CDS encoding STAS/SEC14 domain-containing protein — protein sequence MKSYKHGLSIGINRVDNEFFLFLKAIGKLSHEDYEKINPMIDNALLGIKEAKIKALIDATQLEGWELRAAWDDFKLGLKHGSEFEKIAIYGNEKWQEYISKIASWFISGEVKFFENEDEAIKWLKN from the coding sequence ATGAAATCATATAAACATGGCCTTAGTATTGGTATAAATAGAGTTGATAATGAGTTTTTTTTATTTTTAAAAGCTATTGGCAAATTAAGTCACGAGGATTATGAAAAAATTAATCCAATGATTGATAATGCATTGCTTGGGATAAAGGAAGCAAAGATAAAAGCTTTAATTGATGCAACACAGTTAGAAGGTTGGGAATTAAGAGCTGCTTGGGATGATTTTAAACTTGGATTAAAACATGGTAGTGAGTTTGAAAAAATTGCAATTTATGGAAACGAAAAGTGGCAAGAGTATATTTCAAAAATTGCTTCTTGGTTTATAAGTGGAGAAGTGAAGTTTTTTGAAAATGAAGATGAAGCTATTAAATGGCTAAAAAATTAA
- the rimO gene encoding 30S ribosomal protein S12 methylthiotransferase RimO — protein MKFTTDKPTKSLHLVSLGCTKNLVDSEIMLGKLKEYEITNDASNADVIIVNTCGFIDSAKEESINTILNLHDERKEESVLVMAGCLSERYKEELQKELPEIDIFTGVGDYDKIDTLVNEKRSAFTDEVFLLNEENDRVITGSSYHAYVKLSEGCNQSCSFCAIPSFKGKLHSRTLESLVKEVKNLVSNGYSDFSFVSQDSSSFLRDLGIKDGLEQLIEEVEKIDGVKTARILYLYPSTTTLSLIDKIADSKKFVNYFDMPLQHITPSMLKIMKRGKGVEQLNELMNHMKSKPNSFVRTTFIAGHPGETQEDFEILCKYLEEFKFDRANVFSYSDEEGTSAASLEEKIPQELIDSRAEALGEIISKTTQESLEKDVGKEFEVYIDGESQEHEYLLSARKTLWAPDIDGEIYINDNELFEENGEQQQLKFGHKYTVKVTELVGDKLLATVIA, from the coding sequence ATGAAATTTACAACAGATAAACCAACTAAATCTTTACACCTTGTAAGTCTAGGTTGTACAAAAAACCTAGTAGACTCAGAGATTATGTTAGGTAAATTAAAAGAATATGAAATTACAAATGATGCTTCAAACGCTGATGTTATTATTGTAAATACATGTGGATTTATTGATAGTGCAAAAGAGGAAAGTATCAATACAATTTTAAATCTCCATGATGAAAGAAAAGAGGAATCAGTTTTAGTAATGGCTGGTTGTTTAAGTGAAAGATATAAAGAGGAGCTTCAAAAGGAGTTACCTGAAATTGATATTTTCACTGGTGTTGGGGATTATGACAAAATTGATACCCTAGTTAATGAAAAAAGAAGTGCCTTTACAGATGAAGTATTTTTATTAAATGAAGAGAATGATAGAGTTATTACTGGTTCTTCTTACCATGCATATGTAAAACTAAGTGAGGGGTGTAATCAAAGTTGTTCATTTTGTGCAATTCCATCATTTAAAGGGAAATTACACTCAAGAACTTTAGAATCTTTAGTAAAAGAGGTTAAAAACCTTGTATCAAATGGATATAGTGATTTCTCTTTTGTTTCACAAGACTCTTCATCATTTTTAAGAGATTTGGGGATTAAAGATGGTTTAGAGCAACTAATTGAAGAGGTTGAAAAAATTGATGGTGTTAAAACTGCAAGAATTTTATACCTTTATCCTTCAACTACAACATTATCATTAATTGATAAAATTGCAGATTCTAAAAAGTTTGTAAACTATTTTGATATGCCATTACAACACATTACACCCTCAATGCTTAAAATTATGAAAAGAGGAAAAGGTGTTGAACAATTAAATGAACTAATGAATCATATGAAATCAAAGCCAAACTCTTTTGTTAGAACAACTTTTATTGCAGGTCATCCAGGTGAAACACAAGAAGATTTTGAAATCTTATGTAAATATTTAGAAGAGTTCAAATTTGACAGAGCAAATGTGTTTTCATATTCTGATGAAGAGGGAACAAGTGCAGCTAGCCTTGAAGAAAAAATTCCACAAGAACTAATTGATAGTAGAGCTGAAGCCTTAGGTGAAATTATTTCTAAAACTACTCAAGAATCTTTAGAAAAGGATGTAGGAAAAGAGTTTGAAGTTTATATTGATGGAGAAAGCCAAGAGCATGAGTACTTATTAAGTGCAAGAAAAACACTTTGGGCACCTGACATTGATGGAGAGATTTATATCAATGATAATGAACTTTTTGAAGAAAATGGTGAACAACAACAGTTAAAATTTGGACACAAATATACTGTAAAAGTTACTGAACTTGTTGGAGATAAATTACTAGCAACTGTAATTGCATAA